A genomic region of Platichthys flesus chromosome 4, fPlaFle2.1, whole genome shotgun sequence contains the following coding sequences:
- the eif4h gene encoding eukaryotic translation initiation factor 4H isoform X3 — protein sequence MADYDNYEDRDRAYGSFGGGRGPRGGSGPGGPGGPKKQKELPSEPPFTAFVGNLPFYAVQGDIDIIFKELKLRSVRLVRDKETDKFKGFCYVEFEDLESLKEALTYDGALLGERSLRVDIAEGRRQEGRGGGGGGGGGSGFGFRKDEGRGRGFRSGPRGGEGGGQDSREDSSGSGFRDDDSFGGRGRGGSGRPGERRGGAGGPGAGAAGAGGGGAGGRFRDPPPRGGTPDFREPSEEERAARPRLQLKPRTVGVPLNQVANPNSAIFGGAKPRDEVMSREKP from the exons atGGCGGACTACGACAACTACGAGGACCGGGACCGGGCCTACGGCAGCTTCGGCGGCGGCAGAGG GCCCCGTGGCGGCTCTGGCCCTGGAGGCCCCGGTGGTCCCaagaagcagaaggagctgCCATCAGAGCCTCCGTTCACAGCGTTCGTGGGGAACCTGCCGTTCTACGCGGTTCAAGGAGACATCGACATAATCTTCAAAGAGCTCAAGCTTCGCAGCGTCCGATTGGttagagacaaagagacggacAAGTTTAAAG GTTTTTGTTATGTGGAGTTTGAAGACCTGGAATCTCTAAAAGAAGCTCTGACGTACGACGGCGCT CTGCTGGGTGAGAGATCACTGAGGGTAGACATCGCAGAGGGACGAAGgcaagaaggaagaggaggaggaggtggaggcggcggcggctccGGCTTCGGCTTCAGGAAAGACGAAGGCAGAG GTCGAGGTTTTCGATCTGGtcccagaggaggtgaaggaggaggacaggactCCCGTGAGGATTCCAGCGGCTCAG gTTTTAGAGATGATGATTCCTTCGGGGGGCGGGGGCGAGGTGGCAGCGGTCGCCCCGGTGAGAGAAGGGGTGGGGCTGGAGGACCGGGAGcgggagcagcaggagcaggaggaggaggagcaggaggtcgCTTCAGAGACCCTCCTCCCCGTGGAGGAACGCCAGACTTCAGAGAACCATCTGAAG AGGAGCGTGCAGCGCGGCCTCggctgcagctgaagcctcGGACTGTCGGTGTGCCACTCAACCAGGTCGCCAACCCAAACTCGGCCATCTTTGGTGGAGCCAAGCCACGAGATGAGGTGATGTCACGAGAAAAACCTTAG
- the eif4h gene encoding eukaryotic translation initiation factor 4H isoform X2 produces MADYDNYEDRDRAYGSFGGGRGPRGGSGPGGPGGPKKQKELPSEPPFTAFVGNLPFYAVQGDIDIIFKELKLRSVRLVRDKETDKFKGFCYVEFEDLESLKEALTYDGALLGERSLRVDIAEGRRQEGRGGGGGGGGGSGFGFRKDEGRGTGNQSPPGSRGFRSGPRGGEGGGQDSREDSSGSGFRDDDSFGGRGRGGSGRPGERRGGAGGPGAGAAGAGGGGAGGRFRDPPPRGGTPDFREPSEEERAARPRLQLKPRTVGVPLNQVANPNSAIFGGAKPRDEQ; encoded by the exons atGGCGGACTACGACAACTACGAGGACCGGGACCGGGCCTACGGCAGCTTCGGCGGCGGCAGAGG GCCCCGTGGCGGCTCTGGCCCTGGAGGCCCCGGTGGTCCCaagaagcagaaggagctgCCATCAGAGCCTCCGTTCACAGCGTTCGTGGGGAACCTGCCGTTCTACGCGGTTCAAGGAGACATCGACATAATCTTCAAAGAGCTCAAGCTTCGCAGCGTCCGATTGGttagagacaaagagacggacAAGTTTAAAG GTTTTTGTTATGTGGAGTTTGAAGACCTGGAATCTCTAAAAGAAGCTCTGACGTACGACGGCGCT CTGCTGGGTGAGAGATCACTGAGGGTAGACATCGCAGAGGGACGAAGgcaagaaggaagaggaggaggaggtggaggcggcggcggctccGGCTTCGGCTTCAGGAAAGACGAAGGCAGAGGTACGGGCAACCAATCCCCGCCAGGAA GTCGAGGTTTTCGATCTGGtcccagaggaggtgaaggaggaggacaggactCCCGTGAGGATTCCAGCGGCTCAG gTTTTAGAGATGATGATTCCTTCGGGGGGCGGGGGCGAGGTGGCAGCGGTCGCCCCGGTGAGAGAAGGGGTGGGGCTGGAGGACCGGGAGcgggagcagcaggagcaggaggaggaggagcaggaggtcgCTTCAGAGACCCTCCTCCCCGTGGAGGAACGCCAGACTTCAGAGAACCATCTGAAG AGGAGCGTGCAGCGCGGCCTCggctgcagctgaagcctcGGACTGTCGGTGTGCCACTCAACCAGGTCGCCAACCCAAACTCGGCCATCTTTGGTGGAGCCAAGCCACGAGATGAG caaTGA
- the eif4h gene encoding eukaryotic translation initiation factor 4H isoform X1, which produces MADYDNYEDRDRAYGSFGGGRGPRGGSGPGGPGGPKKQKELPSEPPFTAFVGNLPFYAVQGDIDIIFKELKLRSVRLVRDKETDKFKGFCYVEFEDLESLKEALTYDGALLGERSLRVDIAEGRRQEGRGGGGGGGGGSGFGFRKDEGRGTGNQSPPGSRGFRSGPRGGEGGGQDSREDSSGSGFRDDDSFGGRGRGGSGRPGERRGGAGGPGAGAAGAGGGGAGGRFRDPPPRGGTPDFREPSEEERAARPRLQLKPRTVGVPLNQVANPNSAIFGGAKPRDEVMSREKP; this is translated from the exons atGGCGGACTACGACAACTACGAGGACCGGGACCGGGCCTACGGCAGCTTCGGCGGCGGCAGAGG GCCCCGTGGCGGCTCTGGCCCTGGAGGCCCCGGTGGTCCCaagaagcagaaggagctgCCATCAGAGCCTCCGTTCACAGCGTTCGTGGGGAACCTGCCGTTCTACGCGGTTCAAGGAGACATCGACATAATCTTCAAAGAGCTCAAGCTTCGCAGCGTCCGATTGGttagagacaaagagacggacAAGTTTAAAG GTTTTTGTTATGTGGAGTTTGAAGACCTGGAATCTCTAAAAGAAGCTCTGACGTACGACGGCGCT CTGCTGGGTGAGAGATCACTGAGGGTAGACATCGCAGAGGGACGAAGgcaagaaggaagaggaggaggaggtggaggcggcggcggctccGGCTTCGGCTTCAGGAAAGACGAAGGCAGAGGTACGGGCAACCAATCCCCGCCAGGAA GTCGAGGTTTTCGATCTGGtcccagaggaggtgaaggaggaggacaggactCCCGTGAGGATTCCAGCGGCTCAG gTTTTAGAGATGATGATTCCTTCGGGGGGCGGGGGCGAGGTGGCAGCGGTCGCCCCGGTGAGAGAAGGGGTGGGGCTGGAGGACCGGGAGcgggagcagcaggagcaggaggaggaggagcaggaggtcgCTTCAGAGACCCTCCTCCCCGTGGAGGAACGCCAGACTTCAGAGAACCATCTGAAG AGGAGCGTGCAGCGCGGCCTCggctgcagctgaagcctcGGACTGTCGGTGTGCCACTCAACCAGGTCGCCAACCCAAACTCGGCCATCTTTGGTGGAGCCAAGCCACGAGATGAGGTGATGTCACGAGAAAAACCTTAG
- the eif4h gene encoding eukaryotic translation initiation factor 4H isoform X4: MADYDNYEDRDRAYGSFGGGRGPRGGSGPGGPGGPKKQKELPSEPPFTAFVGNLPFYAVQGDIDIIFKELKLRSVRLVRDKETDKFKGFCYVEFEDLESLKEALTYDGALLGERSLRVDIAEGRRQEGRGGGGGGGGGSGFGFRKDEGRGTGNQSPPGSFRDDDSFGGRGRGGSGRPGERRGGAGGPGAGAAGAGGGGAGGRFRDPPPRGGTPDFREPSEEERAARPRLQLKPRTVGVPLNQVANPNSAIFGGAKPRDEVMSREKP; this comes from the exons atGGCGGACTACGACAACTACGAGGACCGGGACCGGGCCTACGGCAGCTTCGGCGGCGGCAGAGG GCCCCGTGGCGGCTCTGGCCCTGGAGGCCCCGGTGGTCCCaagaagcagaaggagctgCCATCAGAGCCTCCGTTCACAGCGTTCGTGGGGAACCTGCCGTTCTACGCGGTTCAAGGAGACATCGACATAATCTTCAAAGAGCTCAAGCTTCGCAGCGTCCGATTGGttagagacaaagagacggacAAGTTTAAAG GTTTTTGTTATGTGGAGTTTGAAGACCTGGAATCTCTAAAAGAAGCTCTGACGTACGACGGCGCT CTGCTGGGTGAGAGATCACTGAGGGTAGACATCGCAGAGGGACGAAGgcaagaaggaagaggaggaggaggtggaggcggcggcggctccGGCTTCGGCTTCAGGAAAGACGAAGGCAGAGGTACGGGCAACCAATCCCCGCCAGGAA gTTTTAGAGATGATGATTCCTTCGGGGGGCGGGGGCGAGGTGGCAGCGGTCGCCCCGGTGAGAGAAGGGGTGGGGCTGGAGGACCGGGAGcgggagcagcaggagcaggaggaggaggagcaggaggtcgCTTCAGAGACCCTCCTCCCCGTGGAGGAACGCCAGACTTCAGAGAACCATCTGAAG AGGAGCGTGCAGCGCGGCCTCggctgcagctgaagcctcGGACTGTCGGTGTGCCACTCAACCAGGTCGCCAACCCAAACTCGGCCATCTTTGGTGGAGCCAAGCCACGAGATGAGGTGATGTCACGAGAAAAACCTTAG
- the LOC133951423 gene encoding LOW QUALITY PROTEIN: WD repeat-containing protein 62-like (The sequence of the model RefSeq protein was modified relative to this genomic sequence to represent the inferred CDS: inserted 2 bases in 2 codons), with protein sequence MFLTLNDEAEEQVSVQSVNDGDAERKFITDRAATHCPQVYPQLSDVSQXCLPPSSFLTCSSDNTIRVWHADPPTAATAHKNLYSNDLSRIVYVGENTQHLQAEGKKAEAAGADGXSGIRVLGISPDGRHLAAGDRCGNLRIFALEFLDELVKIEAHDSEVLCLEFSPTSTGLKLLASASRDRLIHIFNLEKNYNLEQTLNDHSASITAVKFTGESPEVQIVSCGADKSIYFQTAEQTAEGLSFSRSHHVVEKTTLYDMDLDSTKKHVVIACQDRNVRVYDVETGKLKRCLKGSSSDEGSLLKVQMDPSGSFFATSCSDKNITIFDYESGECVATLFGHAEIITCMRFSHDCRHLITVSGDSCVFVWRLDAQMTSTMRKRRGLILKVAPDARHQKPQNIRRETFITVPSSQLRQAEEEEDEEEEEEESDLRTPTRLDLAQDVPQLQTNGKLPLWFRKVQGQGGASTADQPDAGPRQCRSRWTEQLNPLTICSNCSPSPPKSPGEEEEEEDEEDEDFHPQSLESLLGDNQEEGDGKEEEEEEEEDFHPQSVERLMKDGEQEEKEVLQPAGENRSSYVLHPSSSAPVRKFDVEDVPDPQTSLSQLEVRGQGAEPVWHTQLSPDSACFEGSAGSVEQPLDADTDSLSQGSSVGSLGPEDDEDRNLLKNHFDTLASSLSEEKFDTDLRTQQPPEEKHFLNPRLSISARFLSRFQDRLRVWPSRAPPPVSIPTRISEESVIDTSENVESSSDVGSNKSTLRESCTVRCSPSVLHRRASSIMSHQPLRRPTRRRRHTVVVVQCRETLGDVTSTNSMVSAVQQRASRLGYLGTTASSRSKVSQDPPTCSSPSAQEEEKENLWSSSDSHPGPDPPEDQTSSVALSSQKPRLHLPAETSPQVWTTPTEGPSEGGASRWSTSSIEKTPTNQNQMLIPSPAPCITSTCSVSGERAGPESNETLGDDSSCGPPTSASCPLSDRPCPPLSGAVEAVTLQQCQQVANELRHTTRRAVRLHQQLGESLGFVEQRLQMSSVLQEAFESVHSELQVVLHGEGQGSSSTPSGGLEGAGTVSLLEKYSELLLQMTQNKLNRI encoded by the exons ATGTTCTTGACATTAAATGACGA AGCTGAGGAGCAGGTGTCGGTGCAGAGTGTGAATGATGGAGACGCAGAGAGGAAGTTCATTACTGACAGAGCTGCTACACACTGTCCACAGGTGTATCCTCAGCTGTCAGACGTGTCCC CgtgtctgcctccctcctccttcctcacctGCTCATCTGACAACACAATCAGAGTGTGGCACGCCGACCCACCCACTGCCGCCACAGCACACAAGAACCTGTACAGCAAc GACCTGTCAAGGATTGTGTACGTTGGCGAGAATACGCAGCACCTGCAGGCGGAGGGGAAGAAGGCAGAGGCAGCAGGGGCTGATG AGTCTGGGATCAGAGTACTGGGAATCAGTCCGGATGGTCGACACCTGGCTGCTGGAGACCGTTGTGGAAATCTCCG TATCTTCGCTCTAGAGTTCCTGGACGAGCTGGTGAAGATCGAGGCTCATGACTCTGAGGTTTTGTGTCTGGAGTTCTCGCCGACTTCAACAG GTTTGAAGCTGTTGGCGTCAGCCAGCCGGGACCGACTGATCCACATCTTCAACCTGGAGAAGAACTACAATCTGGAACAGACTCTGAACGACCATTCAGCCTCCATCACCGCCGTCAAGTTCACAG GTGAGAGTCCAGAGGTTCAGATAGTGAGCTGTGGAGCCGACAAAAGCATCTACTTCCAGACGGCTGAACAG ACGGCGGAGGGTCTCTCATTCTCCAGGAGTCATCACGTGGTGGAAAAGACGACGCTGTACGACATGGACCTGGACTCCACCAAAAAGCACGTGGTCATCGCCTGTCAGGACCGAAACGTCAG aGTTTACGACGTGGAAACTGGGAAGTTGAAGAGGTGTTTGAAAGGCTCGTCCAGCGATGAAGGATCTCTGCTGAAG GTTCAGATGGACCCGTCCGGGAGCTTCTTCGCCACCAGCTGCTCCGATAAAAATATCACCATCTTTGACTACGAGTCAGGAGAGTGTGTTGCCACCCTGTTCGGACATGCAG agatcATCACTTGTATGAGGTTCAGTCACGACTGTCGACACCTCATCACTGTGTCAGGAGACAG ttgtgtgtttgtgtggcgaCTGGACGCTCAGATGACCTCCACCATGAGGAAGAGGCGGGGCCTCATACTGAAAGTTGCACCGGACGCCCGCCACCAAAAGCCTCAGAACATCCG GAGGGAGACGTTCATCACTGTTCCCTCGTCTCAGCTGCGTcaggcggaggaagaggaggatgaggaggaggaggaggaggagtctgacCTCAGGACTCCTACCAGACTGGACTTGGCTCAGG atgtTCCGCAGCTTCAGACCAATGGAAAACTGCCCCTGTGGTTCAGAAAGGTG cagGGTCAGGGCGGAGCCTCCACTGCCGACCAACCAGATGCTGGGCCTCGTCAGTGTCGCAGTCGCTGGACAGAACAGCTGAATCCTCTGACTATCTGCTCCAACTGCTCCCCGAGCCCCCCCAAGAGtccaggggaggaggaggaggaggaggacgaagaagaCGAAGACTTCCACCCTCAGAGTCTGGAGAGTCTGCTGGGAGATAAccaagaggaaggagatggaaaggaggaggaggaggaggaggaggaagacttTCACCCTCAGAGTGTGGAGAGATTGATGAAAGATGGAGaacaagaggagaaggag GTGCTGCAGCCTGCAGGTGAGAACCGGAGCAGCTACGTCCTCCACCCCAGCAGCAGCGCCCCCGTCAG GAAGTTTGACGTTGAAGACGTCCCTGACCCACAGACATCGCTGAGccagctggaggtcagaggtcagggggcggagccagtGTGGCACACTCAGCTGAGCCCTGACTCCGCCTGCTTTGAGGGCTCTGCAGGAAGCGTGGAGCAGCCTCTTGATGCCG acacagactctCTGAGTCAGGGCAGCTCTGTGGGCAGTTTGGGTCCAGAGGACGATGAGGACAGGAACCTGCTGAAGAACCATTTTGATACGCTGGCGTCGAGTCTGAGCGAAG AAAAGTTCGACACTGACCTCAGGACTCAGCAGCCTCCGGAGGAAAAACACTTCCTGAACCCTCGACTCAGCATCTCCGCCCGCTTCCTGTCCCGCTTCCAGGACAGACtcag GGTGTGGCCGAGTCGAGCTCCGCCCCCCGTCTCCATCCCGACCAGGATCTCAGAGGAGAGCGTCATCGACACATCG GAGAACGTGGAGTCGAGCAGCGACGTCGGGTCGAACAAGTCGACTCTCAGAGAGAGCTGCAccg TGAGATGCAGCCCATCCGTCCTCCACAGAAGAGCGTCCTCCATTATGTCCCATCAGCCCCTTCGCCGCCCAACACGCCGCCGACGCCACACTGTGGTGGTCGTTCAGTGCAGAGAGACgctgggag ACGTCACCTCCACCAACAGCATGGTGTCTGCGGTGCAGCAGCGGGCGTCACGGCTTGGATACCTGGGAACCACCGCCAGCTCCAGGTCCAAAGTGAGCCAGGACCCCCCCACCTGCAGCTCCCCCTCCgcccaggaggaggagaaggaaaacctTTGGTCCTCCTCAGACTCTCATCCTGGTCCTGATCCCCCCGAGGACCAGACCAGCAG TGTCGCTCTGTCCTCCCAGAAGCCCCGGCTTCATCTACCTGCAGAGACCAGCCCTCAGGTGTGGACCACACCCACTGAGGGGCCGTCAGAGGGCGGAGCCAGCAGGTGGAGCACCAGCAGCATTGAAAAAACACCGACAAATCAAAACCAAATGCTTATCccaagccccgccccctgcatCACATCCACGTGCTCTGTCTCTGGGGAGAGGGCCGGTCCAG AATCAAACGAAACGCTTGGTGATGATTCCTCCTGTGGCCCCCCCACCTCTGCCTCCTGTCCACTTTCAGACAgaccctgcccccccctctcag GTGCTGTTGAGGCGGTGACGCTGCAGCAGTGTCAGCAAGTCGCCAACGAGCTGCGACACACGACCAGACGAGCCGTGCGCCTCCACCAGCAG CTTGGTGAGTCGCTTGGCTTTGTGGAGCAGCGGCTACAGATGTcctctgtcctgcaggaggcGTTTGAATCCGTTCACTCTGAGCTGCAGGTGGTCTTGCACGGAGAGGGgcagggcagcagcagcacgccCTCTGGTGGACTGGAGGGTGCAGGGACGGTGTCTCTGCTGGAGAaatactctgagctgctgctgcagatgacGCAGAACAAACTGAACCGGATCTGA